A window of Xiphophorus hellerii strain 12219 chromosome 7, Xiphophorus_hellerii-4.1, whole genome shotgun sequence contains these coding sequences:
- the itga4 gene encoding integrin alpha-4, with translation MGIVFCLVPVQVLVLVLVCPAAGYNLDQEHSMVFNGPHSSMFGYSVLLHRHSSEKWLLVGAPVANSSHQPTQSPGAVFRCNIMDEKRRCNRLSADILSCGKTCEPESDHQWLGVSLSRQPGENGGRVLACAHRWKNVYYSRKDGQNNKLPNGVCFRYESDLTSYQHFIPCYKDHQRKFGEDYGSCQAGISNFLTQDLIIVGAPGSSYWTGSVVVYNTSSNSMSVYQDDETGAVSYGSYLGYAVGAGHFQSPSSIEVVGGAPQYNQKGKAFIFSTENSKMLTVVSEVAGNELGSYFGSSVCVVDLNADGLSDLLVGAPMATGTSREEGRVHVYINEGEAQLKEAEFKLTGSDAYAARFGQTIADLGDLDDDGYPDVAVGAPQEDDLKGAVYIYNGRKEGISPKPSQRITGSSLGHDLKMFGQSLNSGIDIDDNGYNDVAVGAFLSDSAVVLRTRPVVQVKASLILPEQIDQMGAQCQDHKTQTVCFNVTICFSVTFKHHRGAIELQYNLTSDLLHKPSFPHRFYFHGNGSSNSTRGHMKARHGHPSCATHVAYQRKDVKDIYTPVQFEVSYGLSEKRSHKTPSRKLASIKPILQHSAGHHNTITNQTRFARSCSMVNCSTNMQLSSELVLPQQQKFFALGSGQIILKTSLMNSGDDAFLPRMTLRFPNNIHYIKVLHNQGNMISCDVTEEVNTTDVRVDCRITSLVLPALSQMNISFLLDVSQNSTPGDIHININTSSDNYEMDEFLRDNSMTLVLPLKHGVGVSIHGFVTPKSFVFGDEDLIPADCYPEKFNYTFKVLNFGPSKALNTVVQIALPKILAPYPHRLLQLIDWKSSHGSCSISDKTISVSEDCNVPQASFIKQIIFFFSPTTTRTMFCGRVDNLCEHLVCRLGNLDAGRDATIQLEISLNPAVLLQAPGRHHVMKLESTANVLSPREDAHTVLIKDQPALVVVEAVFTQKPSMAVKIFIIAVSLVLGLIILTALIWCLYKCGFFKRNFKKQEELNRDSWDYVPKLNKRESST, from the exons ATGGGTATCGTCTTCTGCCTGGTTccagtccaggttctggttctggttctggtctgtcCTGCGGCAGGTTATAATCTGGATCAGGAGCACAGCATGGTGTTCAACGGTCCTCACTCCTCGATGTTTGGATACTCTGTGCTGCTGCATCGCCACAGCTCTGAAAAATG GCTGCTGGTCGGAGCTCCAGTGGCTAACTCCTCCCATCAGCCGACTCAATCTCCAGGAGCCGTTTTTCGCTGCAACATTATGGATGAGAAGCGCAGATGCAATCGTCTTTCTGCTG ACATTTTAAGTTGTGGGAAGACGTGTGAACCAGAGAGTGATCACCAGTGGCTGGGTGTTAGTTTGTCCAGACAACCCGGAGAAAATGGTGGACGTGTCCTG GCATGTGCTCATCGCTGGAAGAACGTGTATTACTCAAGGAAAGACGGCCAGAACAACAAGCTTCCTAATGGCGTCTGTTTTCGTTATGAGAGTGACCTGACCTCCTACCAGCACTTTATCCCTTGCTACaaag ACCACCAGAGGAAGTTTGGTGAGGATTACGGGTCATGTCAGGCGGGCATTTCCAATTTCTTGACACAG GATCTGATCATCGTAGGAGCACCAGGGTCTTCTTACTGGACGGGCTCAGTTGTGGTCTACAACACCTCCAGCAATTCGATGTCGGTGTATCAGGATGACGAGACAGGAGCTGTCAGCTATGGGAGCTACCTGG GTTACGCCGTTGGAGCCGGTCACTTCCAGAGTCCCTCTTCCATAGAGGTGGTGGGTGGAGCTCCACAGTACAATCAGAAGGGCAAG GCCTTCATCTTCTCAACAGAGAACAGCAAAATGCTGACGGTGGTTTCAGAAGTTGCTGGAAATGAA CTGGGGTCTTATTTCGGCTCCAGTGTTTGTGTGGTGGATCTGAATGCTGATGGTTTGTCGGATCTGCTGGTTGGTGCTCCCATGGCAACGGGGACCTCCAGGGAAGAGGGAAGAGTTCATGTGTACATTAATGAGGGGGAG GCTCAGCTGAAGGAGGCGGAGTTTAAGCTGACTGGCAGCGATGCTTATGCGGCACGGTTTGGACAGACCATTGCTGACCTTGGAGACCTGGATGATGATGGTTATCCAG ATGTGGCTGTTGGCGCTCCACAGGAAGACGACCTCAAAGGCGCCGTCTACATCTACAATGGCAGGAAGGAGGGTATTTCACCAAAACCATCACAG AGGATTACAGGGTCGTCCCTGGGTCATGACCTGAAGATGTTTGGACAGTCGCTGAACTCTGGGATTGACATCGACGATAACGGCTACAATG ACGTGGCAGTGGGAGCATTCCTTTCAGACTCAGCTGTGGTTCTCAG GACCCGTCCAGTGGTTCAAGTGAAAGCTTCTCTGATTCTGCCTGAGCAGATTGATCAGATGGGGGCGCAATGCCAAGATCACAAGACTCAGACTGTCTGCTTCAACGTTACGATCTGCTTCAGTGTCACATTTAAACACCACAGAGGGGCAATAG AGCTTCAGTATAATTTGACCTCCGACCTCCTCCATAAACCATCGTTCCCTCATCGTTTCTATTTCCACGGTAACGGGTCATCGAACAGCACGAGGGGTCATATGAAGGCACGACACGGCCATCCCAGCTGTGCAACACATGTGGCTTACCAAAGG AAAGACGTAAAAGACATCTACACTCCAGTTCAGTTTGAAGTTTCCTATGGCCTCAGTGAAAAGAGGAGCCACAAAACCCCATCCAGAAAATTAGCATCCATAAAACCCATTCTGCAGCACAGCGCAGGACATCATAACACCATCACCAATCAG ACTCGGTTTGCTCGCTCCTGCTCTATGGTGAACTGTTCGACCAACATGCAGCTGTCAAGTGAACTAGTGCTGCCGCA ACAGCAGAAGTTCTTCGCGCTCGGTTCGGGACAGATCATCCTGAAAACCTCCCTGATGAACTCTGGAGATGATGCCTTCCTGCCTCGAATGACATTGAGATTCCCAAACAACATCCACTACATCAAAGTGCTGCATaat CAGGGCAACATGATTAGTTGTGATGTCACTGAGGAAGTGAACACTACAGACGTGAGGGTGGACTGCAGAATCACAAGCCTCGTCCTCCCAGCCCTCTCTCAG atgaatATCAGTTTTCTGTTGGATGTCAGTCAGAACAGCACGCCTGGCGACATTCACATTAACATCAACACCAGCAG TGACAATTACGAGATGGATGAGTTTCTCCGAGATAACAGCATGACTCTTGTTCTTCCTCTGAAACATGGAGTTGGTGTCAGCATCCACGG TTTTGTGACTCCAAAGTCTTTTGTGTTTGGCGATGAAGACTTGATTCCAGCTGATTGCTACCCTGAAAAATTCAACTACACATTTAAG gTGTTAAACTTTGGACCCAGCAAGGCGTTAAACACAGTGGTTCAGATTGCACTGCCAAAAATCCTGGCACCGTACCCACACAGACTGCTTCAGCTCATCGACTGGAAg TCATCACATGGTTCGTGCTCAATAAGTGACAAAACGATTTCAGTCAGTGAGGACTGCAACGTTCCCCAGGCTTCATTCATCAAACAgatcattttcttcttctctcccaCCACCACCCGCACAATG tTCTGTGGCCGTGTCGATAATCTGTGTGAGCACCTGGTGTGTCGTCTTGGTAACCTGGATGCGGGCAGAGATGCTACCATCCAGCTGGAAATCAGCCTGAATCCTGCTGTGCTGCTGCAAGCACCG GGCCGTCATCATGTTATGAAGTTGGAGAGCACAGCAAACGTGTTGTCGCCCAGAGAAGATGCTCACACTGTCCTAATCAAGGATCAACCTGCACTG GTGGTGGTGGAAGCTGTTTTTACTCAGAAACCCTCAATGGCTGTGAAGATTTTCATTATCGCCGTCAGTTTAGTTTTAGGACTGATCATCTTGACTGCTCTCATCTGGTGTTTGTATAAG TGTGGCTTCTTTAAGAGGAACTTCAAGAAGCAGGAAGAGTTAAATAGAGACAGCTGGGACTACGTTCCCAAACTCAACAAGAGGGAGAGCTCTACTTAA